Proteins from a single region of Antechinus flavipes isolate AdamAnt ecotype Samford, QLD, Australia chromosome 2, AdamAnt_v2, whole genome shotgun sequence:
- the BBLN gene encoding bublin coiled-coil protein isoform X2, protein MEPEGSEGAQEYAAINSMLDQINTCLDHLEEKNDHLHARLQELLESNRQTRVEFQQQQQQQQQQQEQEQEQQLREGPPATQPHS, encoded by the exons ATGGAGCCCGAGGGGTCTGAAGGGGCACAAG AATATGCAGCCATTAACTCCATGTTGGACCAGATCAATACTTGCTTGGATCACCTGGAGGAGAAGAATGACCATCTTCACGCCCGCCTCCAGGAGCTGCTAGAATCCAACCGGCAAACAAGAGTGGAgttccagcagcagcagcagcagcagcagcagcaacaggagcaggagcaggagcagcagcTCCGTGAGGGTCCACCTGCCACTCAGCCCCACTCATAG